A single window of Intrasporangium calvum DSM 43043 DNA harbors:
- a CDS encoding ABC transporter ATP-binding protein, which produces MTELLPAQPASAPERDLAIATRGLTKRFGSRAAVDDLGLVVPRGSVYGFLGPNGSGKTTTIRMLLGLVRPSAGTSTLLGQSIPAGAQAALPHVGSLVEGPAFHPYLSGRANLQRLDAADLTADPRTSRQRVDAALDRVGLLATAGKRYRAYSLGMRQRLAIAAALLMPRELLVLDEPTNGLDPQGTREVRHLVASLASDGTTVFVSSHLLSEVEQMCTHLGVMSDGRLVAQGSTSEVRGGAAPTARILTDQPTEATRIMSELGLTGVEAMPGGVRGTPNGVAPEKIVAALVQGGVGVKEFTVTSPSLEDLFVALTGEGFDVSG; this is translated from the coding sequence GTGACCGAACTCCTGCCGGCACAGCCGGCGTCAGCCCCCGAGCGCGATCTCGCCATCGCGACCCGGGGGCTGACGAAGCGTTTCGGTTCCCGCGCCGCGGTGGACGACCTGGGCCTCGTCGTGCCGCGGGGCTCGGTGTATGGCTTCCTCGGCCCCAACGGGTCGGGCAAGACGACGACGATCCGCATGCTCCTTGGTCTGGTCCGTCCCTCTGCTGGCACGAGCACCCTTCTCGGACAATCCATTCCGGCTGGCGCGCAAGCAGCGCTCCCGCATGTCGGGTCCCTGGTGGAGGGTCCTGCCTTCCACCCGTACCTGTCGGGTCGGGCGAACCTGCAGCGGCTGGACGCGGCCGACCTGACGGCCGACCCGCGGACGTCGAGGCAGCGCGTCGACGCCGCCCTCGACCGCGTCGGCCTGCTGGCAACTGCAGGCAAGCGCTACCGCGCCTACTCCCTCGGGATGCGCCAGCGCCTGGCCATCGCGGCCGCGCTGCTCATGCCGCGCGAGCTGCTCGTGCTCGACGAGCCGACCAACGGCCTCGACCCGCAGGGAACCCGAGAGGTCCGGCACCTCGTCGCCTCCCTCGCCTCGGACGGCACGACCGTCTTCGTGTCGAGCCACCTGCTGTCCGAGGTGGAGCAGATGTGCACCCACCTCGGCGTGATGAGTGACGGTCGGCTCGTCGCCCAGGGTTCGACGTCGGAGGTCCGTGGGGGAGCGGCACCGACGGCCCGCATCCTGACCGACCAGCCCACCGAGGCGACCCGGATCATGTCCGAGCTCGGGCTCACCGGGGTGGAGGCGATGCCGGGCGGGGTCCGAGGCACCCCCAACGGCGTCGCACCGGAGAAGATCGTGGCGGCGCTCGTCCAGGGCGGCGTCGGCGTCAAGGAGTTCACCGTGACCAGTCCCAGCCTCGAGGACCTGTTCGTCGCGCTCACCGGGGAGGGTTTCGATGTCAGCGGCTGA
- a CDS encoding ABC transporter permease — translation MSAADPVLADVHGADPHDAGATVARRLSTRLLRSELRLIAGRRRNQMGLLVLAAVPVLIAVAVRLSSPREGRGPDFLSSITSNGLFVPLAALSVELGLFLPLAIAMLAGDSVAGEANLGTLRYLLTVPVGRTRLLVTKYISLMIGAVWGVAVVVVAGTIAGIALFGTGPMLTLSGTEISFGSAVWRVVLVSLYVAAGLAALAAVGLFISTLTEQPLAATVALMIFTILSWIAVSVPQISWLHPYLLVDQWMAFGDLLRDPPFWDNIAQGLWVDLAYAVVFGLLAWARFAGKDITS, via the coding sequence ATGTCAGCGGCTGACCCGGTTCTCGCCGACGTTCACGGCGCGGACCCGCACGACGCAGGTGCGACGGTCGCGCGGAGGCTGTCCACCCGCCTGCTGCGTTCGGAGCTGCGGCTCATCGCCGGTCGCCGCCGCAACCAGATGGGGCTCCTCGTGCTCGCCGCGGTACCCGTCCTCATCGCGGTGGCCGTCCGGCTCTCGTCGCCGCGCGAGGGCCGGGGCCCGGACTTCCTCTCCTCGATCACGTCGAACGGGCTGTTCGTCCCGCTCGCCGCGCTCAGTGTCGAGCTGGGGCTCTTCCTGCCGCTCGCCATCGCCATGCTCGCCGGTGACTCGGTCGCCGGTGAGGCCAACCTCGGGACGCTGCGGTACCTGCTGACCGTGCCGGTCGGGCGCACCCGCCTGCTGGTGACCAAGTACATCTCCCTCATGATCGGGGCCGTGTGGGGCGTCGCCGTCGTCGTCGTCGCCGGGACGATCGCCGGGATCGCCCTCTTCGGCACCGGACCGATGCTGACCCTGTCGGGCACCGAGATCTCGTTCGGATCGGCAGTGTGGCGCGTCGTCCTCGTCAGCCTCTACGTCGCCGCCGGGCTCGCCGCGCTCGCCGCCGTCGGCCTGTTCATCTCGACGCTCACCGAGCAGCCGCTCGCCGCGACGGTCGCGCTCATGATCTTCACCATCCTGTCGTGGATCGCGGTCTCGGTGCCGCAGATCTCGTGGCTGCATCCCTACCTCCTCGTGGACCAGTGGATGGCGTTCGGTGACCTGCTGCGCGACCCGCCGTTCTGGGACAACATCGCCCAGGGCCTCTGGGTCGACCTGGCGTATGCCGTCGTGTTCGGTCTGCTCGCCTGGGCCCGCTTCGCGGGCAAGGACATCACGAGCTGA
- a CDS encoding lysylphosphatidylglycerol synthase transmembrane domain-containing protein yields MSSPRGTVDVVEPPIADRVRRPADALRLGLVLVVLAASLALADVAVGTTGALEQDLALATSGLPRLLLQVVSWLSGIGVVVLPLAVGTDLVVRGRPSQLVHALAASGAAALVVVGLRALSFDGPLSSLLRTLTRPLAEGRTDPLDAVIVSMMALLTVADIIGRKWISPLAIVVIGSTVVTAFLSGTSTALALFTSVLLGWAVGLAFRFALGATSTRPPGSQIADALVAAGVPLVRLELVDSDDAGDRRYRGTTTSSTVDVQVMDRDTFGLASGRRLLRLLRLRKGTTRPALTLRAELEHRTLMGLALAQAGIPAPRPVAAREVGPFSAVIAYLDRAGAPLSELGAELDDAQLADIWRLHATLLRLSIAHRGLGPDVVMVTDDGRAGLLRVGGGDIAADELTLRIDTAQLLTTVGLAVGAARAVQSATAVLGADVVSRALPLLQPIALTPTTRAVLKQHKGLLGSLRDEIERGRPTEEVVAPVELRRVTLRGLVTVVGGGVAAYLLLTQLAKVDLGKVIANANLGWALATVIFATLTFAGASLALSGAVDLALRFGRTYMTQLAVAFSGLVAPAAIGNIALNTRYLQKAGAEPAVAGASVGVAQLAQFSSYFVLLIISGVLAGTGPRASFTPPAVLVAAVPIVILVVLALLAVPRVRRLITLRVVPRVRTVVPQVLSVLQHPRKLTQLLAGALLLDVSFVAALVCATRAFGATQPVAAIAVVYFAGAIIGSAVPTPGGLGGIEAAMSAGLIAIGVDGGTAVSSVLLYRLATYWLPIPFGWYSLNRLQKLQAI; encoded by the coding sequence ATGTCCAGCCCACGAGGGACAGTCGACGTGGTCGAACCGCCGATCGCGGATCGCGTGCGTCGACCCGCCGATGCGCTGAGGCTGGGTCTCGTCCTCGTCGTCCTCGCTGCCTCGCTGGCTCTCGCCGACGTGGCTGTCGGCACGACCGGCGCGCTCGAGCAGGACCTGGCCCTCGCGACGAGCGGCCTGCCCCGCCTGCTCCTCCAGGTCGTCAGCTGGCTCTCGGGCATCGGTGTCGTCGTGCTGCCCCTTGCCGTGGGCACCGACCTCGTCGTCCGCGGCCGGCCCTCGCAGCTCGTCCACGCGCTCGCCGCCTCCGGCGCGGCGGCCCTCGTCGTGGTCGGGCTGCGGGCTCTCAGCTTCGACGGACCCCTCAGCAGCCTGCTCCGCACCCTGACCCGCCCGCTCGCCGAGGGCCGTACCGACCCCCTTGACGCCGTCATCGTCTCGATGATGGCGCTGCTCACGGTGGCCGACATCATCGGGCGCAAGTGGATCTCCCCGCTTGCGATCGTCGTCATCGGGTCAACCGTCGTGACGGCCTTTCTCTCCGGCACGAGCACGGCCCTGGCCCTGTTCACCTCGGTGCTCCTCGGCTGGGCGGTCGGCCTGGCCTTCAGGTTCGCCTTGGGCGCCACCTCGACGCGGCCCCCCGGGTCGCAGATCGCCGATGCGCTGGTCGCGGCCGGCGTCCCGCTGGTGCGACTCGAGCTGGTGGACTCCGACGACGCGGGCGACCGCCGCTACCGCGGCACGACGACCTCGTCGACGGTGGACGTCCAGGTCATGGACCGCGACACCTTCGGGCTCGCGTCCGGCCGGCGGCTGCTGCGTCTCCTGCGCCTGCGCAAGGGCACGACCCGCCCGGCCCTGACGCTGCGCGCTGAGCTCGAGCACCGGACCCTCATGGGCCTGGCGCTCGCCCAGGCCGGCATCCCCGCGCCGCGGCCGGTCGCCGCCCGCGAGGTGGGGCCCTTCTCCGCCGTCATCGCCTATCTCGACCGGGCCGGAGCTCCGTTGTCCGAGCTGGGAGCCGAGCTCGACGACGCGCAGCTCGCCGACATCTGGCGCCTGCACGCCACCTTGCTGCGCCTCAGCATCGCCCACCGAGGACTCGGCCCGGACGTCGTCATGGTCACCGACGACGGTCGAGCGGGCCTGCTGCGCGTCGGCGGCGGCGACATCGCCGCCGACGAGCTGACGCTGCGCATCGACACGGCCCAGCTGTTGACGACGGTCGGCCTCGCCGTCGGCGCGGCGCGCGCAGTCCAGTCGGCCACCGCGGTGCTCGGAGCGGATGTGGTCTCCCGGGCGCTGCCGCTGTTGCAGCCGATCGCTCTGACGCCGACGACGCGCGCGGTGCTCAAGCAGCACAAGGGCCTGCTCGGCTCGCTGCGCGACGAGATCGAACGCGGCCGGCCCACCGAGGAGGTCGTCGCACCGGTCGAGCTGCGCCGTGTGACGCTGCGTGGTCTCGTCACCGTCGTCGGCGGTGGGGTCGCGGCCTACCTGCTCCTCACCCAGCTGGCCAAGGTCGACCTGGGCAAGGTCATCGCCAACGCGAACCTCGGCTGGGCCCTGGCGACCGTCATCTTCGCCACCCTGACCTTCGCCGGCGCGTCGCTCGCGCTCAGCGGTGCCGTCGACCTGGCGTTGCGGTTCGGCCGGACCTACATGACCCAGCTCGCCGTGGCGTTCAGCGGGCTGGTGGCGCCCGCCGCCATCGGCAACATCGCCCTGAACACCCGCTACCTCCAGAAGGCGGGGGCCGAGCCGGCCGTTGCAGGAGCGAGCGTGGGGGTCGCGCAGCTGGCCCAGTTCTCCTCGTACTTCGTCCTGCTCATCATCTCCGGTGTCCTCGCCGGCACCGGCCCGCGCGCCTCCTTCACGCCGCCGGCCGTCCTCGTCGCCGCCGTGCCCATCGTCATCCTCGTGGTCCTCGCCCTGCTCGCCGTCCCGCGGGTTCGTCGGCTCATCACCCTCCGCGTCGTGCCCCGGGTCAGGACCGTCGTCCCACAGGTCCTCTCCGTGCTCCAGCACCCGCGCAAGCTCACCCAGCTGCTCGCCGGAGCGCTCCTCCTCGACGTGTCCTTCGTCGCCGCCCTCGTCTGCGCCACCCGCGCCTTCGGGGCCACGCAGCCGGTCGCGGCCATCGCCGTCGTCTACTTCGCCGGCGCGATCATCGGCTCTGCCGTGCCCACCCCGGGCGGCCTCGGCGGGATCGAGGCAGCGATGTCCGCGGGCCTGATCGCCATCGGCGTCGACGGGGGGACGGCCGTGTCCTCCGTGCTGCTCTACCGCCTGGCGACGTACTGGCTGCCGATCCCCTTCGGCTGGTACTCCCTCAACCGGCTCCAGAAGCTCCAGGCCATCTGA
- a CDS encoding TetR/AcrR family transcriptional regulator, producing the protein MGNLREAQKALTKDLLLQSGLEMFLRKGYAAATVDDIAKAAGATRTTFYLHFPSKGELVSQLVGHAHEMLVSLEGPPLSDVVESGQQAKIRAWLDSRMSQWDAIKPYMIVSYQASHEPDVASRTEDWYEQVVQQMATGLERAGRYTTERRRVRSLLAFGQFEYLSRRYFAVGWRSDRQREVCLEELTDSWLHLLTE; encoded by the coding sequence ATGGGCAACCTGCGCGAAGCACAGAAGGCGCTGACGAAGGATCTCCTCCTCCAGAGCGGGCTGGAGATGTTTCTCCGCAAGGGATATGCCGCGGCGACCGTCGATGACATCGCCAAGGCAGCCGGTGCCACCCGCACGACGTTCTATCTGCACTTCCCGTCGAAGGGTGAACTCGTCAGCCAGCTGGTGGGTCACGCCCACGAGATGCTGGTCTCTCTCGAGGGCCCGCCGCTCAGTGACGTAGTGGAGTCGGGCCAACAGGCAAAGATCCGCGCGTGGCTGGACTCGCGCATGAGCCAGTGGGACGCGATCAAGCCCTACATGATCGTGAGCTACCAGGCATCCCATGAGCCGGACGTCGCCAGCCGAACCGAGGACTGGTACGAGCAGGTCGTTCAGCAGATGGCCACTGGCCTGGAGCGAGCCGGTAGGTACACCACCGAACGCCGGCGGGTGCGCAGCCTGTTGGCGTTCGGCCAGTTCGAGTACCTCTCGCGTCGTTACTTCGCGGTGGGATGGCGCAGCGACAGGCAGCGGGAGGTTTGCCTTGAGGAGCTCACGGACTCGTGGTTGCACCTGCTGACGGAGTAG
- a CDS encoding cytochrome P450 yields the protein MPNSTPPVSDIDLFDDAVTVDPWPTYAALRELAPVVYLPANDTYVLTRYEGIRNALLDWETFSSVNGIGFNPMVNEALTGTSLASDPPVHTQLRATLTENLSPRALRGLKATIDTKADALVEQLVNKGSFEAMDALARALPLEVVADLIGFTGDARHNMLRWGQAAMQVIGPMNERTAENFPIAGELYGWCSSVTAEDLQPGSVGRGIFDAEGRGDIPPHTAGHIIHQYLGAGVDSTIASIGNIIALFAAHPDQLALVRENPALVPAAFNEVLRYWPPLHVWGRRATKDVDVEGLRIPAEAHVGLLFGAGNHDPRHYDDPEAFLVERNPVDHLAFGYGPHGCAGQGLARLEAHAVIDALARRVGRLVVGPEVRLPTNITRSIDELAVLEVVPA from the coding sequence ATGCCGAACTCCACCCCGCCCGTTTCCGACATCGACCTGTTCGACGACGCCGTCACGGTTGACCCCTGGCCGACCTACGCAGCCCTGCGCGAGCTCGCCCCCGTGGTGTACCTTCCCGCGAACGACACGTATGTCCTCACGAGATACGAGGGCATCCGCAACGCCCTTCTCGACTGGGAGACCTTCTCTTCCGTCAACGGCATCGGCTTCAACCCGATGGTCAACGAGGCACTGACCGGCACGTCCCTGGCGTCAGACCCGCCGGTCCACACGCAGCTGCGCGCGACCCTGACCGAGAACCTGTCCCCCCGCGCGCTGCGTGGCCTGAAGGCCACCATCGACACGAAGGCTGATGCCCTCGTCGAGCAGCTCGTCAACAAGGGCTCGTTCGAGGCCATGGACGCCCTGGCCCGGGCCCTGCCGCTCGAGGTCGTCGCGGACCTCATCGGCTTCACCGGCGATGCCCGACACAACATGCTCCGGTGGGGGCAGGCCGCCATGCAGGTCATCGGCCCGATGAACGAGCGCACCGCCGAGAACTTCCCCATTGCCGGCGAGCTCTACGGGTGGTGCTCGAGCGTCACTGCCGAGGACCTCCAGCCGGGCTCGGTCGGGCGCGGGATCTTCGACGCCGAGGGCCGCGGCGACATCCCGCCCCACACGGCCGGCCACATCATCCACCAGTACCTCGGCGCCGGGGTGGACAGCACCATCGCCTCGATCGGCAACATCATCGCGCTCTTCGCGGCACACCCGGACCAGCTCGCGCTCGTCCGCGAGAACCCCGCTCTCGTCCCAGCGGCGTTCAACGAGGTGCTGCGTTACTGGCCTCCGCTCCACGTGTGGGGCCGACGCGCCACCAAGGACGTCGACGTCGAGGGCCTTCGCATCCCCGCCGAGGCGCACGTCGGCCTCCTCTTCGGCGCGGGCAACCACGATCCGCGCCACTACGACGACCCCGAGGCGTTCCTGGTCGAGCGGAACCCGGTCGACCACCTTGCGTTCGGCTACGGTCCGCATGGTTGCGCCGGGCAGGGGCTCGCGCGACTCGAGGCCCACGCGGTGATCGACGCCCTCGCCCGTCGCGTCGGGCGACTCGTCGTCGGACCGGAGGTGCGCCTCCCCACGAACATCACCCGCAGCATCGACGAGCTGGCCGTCCTCGAGGTGGTGCCGGCATGA
- a CDS encoding ferredoxin, protein MRIVLDRARCEGHGLCEEAAPQLMHLDDEGELVLDREEISVTDSAANAEANAAVRVCPVAALRIA, encoded by the coding sequence ATGAGGATCGTGCTGGACCGGGCGCGCTGCGAGGGGCACGGCCTGTGCGAGGAGGCTGCGCCGCAGCTGATGCACCTCGATGACGAGGGCGAGCTCGTGCTCGACCGCGAGGAGATCTCCGTCACCGACTCTGCCGCGAATGCCGAGGCCAACGCGGCCGTGCGCGTCTGCCCCGTCGCGGCACTTCGGATCGCATGA
- a CDS encoding NAD(P)/FAD-dependent oxidoreductase: MSRPTEQAGRVDRVLVVGNGIAGLTAADTLRGAGFEGDLTIVGDETHAAYSRPALSKALLHDGDDLSHELAPPTHGATELLGVRATGLDVERRRVALDDGTDLPYDRLVIATGSRARRLSDLPEELTLRGLDDALHLRSRLAEKPSVIVVGGGPLGMEIASGCLAAGSQVTLVSQGVPLLLQLGPHLGEVFTAAARERGLTVVDTEYARLERGGAHAGASRVVLDDGTVLEADLVVTAVGDVPNTEWLASSGLVTSGPLTVDSRGLVRPDVAAAGDLAAFPTPYGIRRIPLWSSAIEQSKVAAAALIRGQEAPTLHFQPYFWTEQFGLSLKAVGYMPVFGPPAYVDGGPGGPALMRWAREDGTGVAAALNYRIPIPRLRRVTQQAA, encoded by the coding sequence ATGAGCCGCCCGACCGAGCAGGCGGGGCGGGTCGACCGGGTCCTCGTCGTCGGCAACGGCATCGCCGGCCTGACTGCGGCGGACACCTTGCGAGGGGCCGGCTTCGAGGGGGACCTCACCATCGTGGGGGACGAGACGCACGCGGCGTACAGCCGGCCCGCACTGTCGAAGGCTCTCCTCCATGACGGCGACGATCTTTCTCACGAGCTCGCGCCGCCGACCCATGGGGCGACCGAGCTCCTCGGAGTGCGCGCGACCGGCCTCGACGTCGAGCGACGCCGCGTCGCGCTCGACGACGGGACGGACCTCCCCTACGACCGGCTCGTCATCGCCACGGGCTCCCGAGCGAGGCGACTGTCCGACCTCCCCGAAGAGCTGACTCTCCGGGGACTCGACGACGCGCTGCACCTCCGCAGCCGCCTCGCCGAGAAGCCGTCAGTGATCGTCGTGGGCGGGGGCCCGCTCGGCATGGAGATCGCCTCCGGCTGCCTCGCGGCCGGCTCCCAGGTGACCCTCGTGTCTCAGGGCGTCCCGCTCCTCCTGCAGCTCGGCCCGCACCTCGGCGAGGTCTTCACCGCGGCGGCCCGCGAGCGAGGGCTCACGGTCGTGGACACCGAGTACGCCCGCCTCGAGCGCGGTGGAGCGCATGCGGGGGCCAGCCGTGTCGTCCTCGACGACGGCACCGTCCTGGAAGCGGACCTCGTCGTCACAGCCGTGGGCGACGTCCCCAACACCGAGTGGCTCGCGAGCAGCGGCCTGGTGACCAGCGGACCGCTCACCGTCGACAGCCGTGGGCTCGTGCGGCCCGACGTCGCCGCGGCCGGCGACCTCGCAGCGTTCCCCACGCCCTACGGCATACGCCGGATCCCGCTGTGGAGCAGTGCGATCGAGCAGTCCAAGGTTGCGGCAGCCGCGCTGATCCGCGGTCAGGAGGCGCCGACGCTGCACTTCCAGCCCTACTTCTGGACCGAGCAGTTCGGCCTCAGCCTCAAGGCGGTCGGCTACATGCCGGTGTTCGGCCCACCCGCCTACGTCGACGGTGGGCCCGGTGGCCCGGCGCTGATGCGATGGGCTCGCGAAGACGGGACCGGCGTTGCGGCTGCCCTCAACTACCGCATCCCGATTCCCCGGCTCCGGCGGGTGACCCAGCAGGCGGCGTAG
- a CDS encoding LysR family transcriptional regulator, translating into MSDAGEGTTGSGLDRLGSVNLNLLVPLLAILEERSVTRAAERVGLTQPAMSHALQRMRRLLNDDLLVRHGNDVTVTPRGLELIAPVRATLERAAQVVNFPSFDPAADRRVITIAMTTSTAFVLGPRLSRLLRERAPHATLRIRTITVASASTFTEHGVDVVLLSEAFTSPYPRERLYDDRIVVVASTDTPPAATALDLLTSEPHVVVDSERRVFPYAVLDEHEVTYRVGVLVSDFLLVPYLVARGGGVALLRYRVAAEMRTLVDLRIEEAPFRLPGLGIDLVFNPHLADQYFMAWLRQLLFEAARPCPTRP; encoded by the coding sequence ATGAGCGACGCGGGAGAGGGCACCACGGGCTCGGGGCTCGACCGGCTCGGGTCGGTCAACCTCAACCTCCTCGTGCCGCTCCTCGCGATTCTCGAGGAGCGGTCCGTGACGAGGGCGGCAGAGCGCGTGGGACTGACGCAGCCCGCGATGAGCCACGCCCTGCAGCGGATGCGACGGCTGCTCAACGACGACCTGCTCGTCCGGCACGGCAACGACGTCACGGTGACTCCTCGCGGGCTCGAGCTCATCGCGCCGGTGCGGGCGACCCTGGAGCGCGCCGCTCAGGTCGTCAACTTCCCGTCCTTCGACCCGGCCGCCGACCGGCGGGTCATCACCATCGCCATGACGACGAGCACGGCGTTCGTTCTCGGGCCGCGGCTGAGCCGGCTGCTGCGCGAGCGGGCACCACACGCGACGCTCCGTATCCGCACGATCACCGTGGCGTCCGCCTCGACCTTCACGGAACACGGCGTCGACGTCGTCCTGCTCTCGGAGGCCTTCACCTCGCCCTACCCACGCGAACGGCTCTACGACGACCGAATCGTCGTCGTCGCCTCGACGGACACCCCACCGGCGGCAACTGCACTCGACCTGCTCACCAGCGAGCCGCACGTTGTTGTCGACTCCGAGCGTCGCGTCTTCCCGTATGCCGTCCTCGACGAGCACGAGGTCACGTACCGGGTCGGCGTGCTCGTCTCGGACTTCCTCCTCGTCCCGTACCTCGTCGCGCGCGGGGGTGGCGTTGCGCTGCTGCGCTACCGGGTCGCCGCCGAGATGAGGACGCTCGTCGACCTGAGGATCGAGGAGGCGCCCTTCCGACTCCCCGGACTCGGCATCGACCTGGTCTTCAACCCGCACCTGGCCGACCAGTACTTCATGGCCTGGCTGCGTCAACTGCTGTTCGAGGCGGCCCGTCCCTGCCCCACTCGACCCTGA
- a CDS encoding TetR/AcrR family transcriptional regulator gives MARLRAAQREMTRTLLLDAGLDLFVSKGYATTTVDDIATAAGTTRVTFYAYFPSKVEVVKALLAERLNALLARVPSAERGSTENELVAVVEDGSPERIRSWLATTSERWDAIRPYTTTAHAAAAVDPEIRTLLDEWLDEAIGDIRDGLDRAERFPATTRHFRSVLAITELDHVARQWQPDRWGVARDEMLDVLAESWVASIGRRR, from the coding sequence ATGGCGAGGCTGCGTGCGGCACAGAGGGAGATGACGCGCACGCTCCTGCTCGACGCCGGCTTGGACCTGTTCGTCTCGAAGGGCTACGCCACGACGACGGTCGACGACATCGCGACGGCGGCCGGCACCACCCGGGTGACCTTCTACGCCTACTTCCCGTCCAAGGTCGAGGTCGTCAAGGCTCTCCTCGCCGAGCGGCTCAACGCCCTGCTGGCCCGGGTCCCGTCGGCCGAGCGCGGGTCCACCGAGAACGAGCTCGTCGCGGTCGTCGAGGACGGCTCACCCGAGCGGATCCGGTCGTGGCTCGCCACGACCTCCGAGCGCTGGGACGCGATCCGCCCCTACACGACCACCGCCCACGCCGCCGCCGCGGTCGACCCGGAGATCCGCACCCTCCTTGACGAGTGGCTGGATGAGGCGATCGGCGACATCAGGGACGGCCTGGACCGGGCCGAGCGCTTCCCGGCCACCACCCGTCACTTCCGGAGCGTCCTCGCCATCACCGAGCTCGACCACGTTGCGCGCCAGTGGCAGCCGGACCGTTGGGGCGTGGCGCGCGACGAGATGCTCGACGTCCTCGCCGAGAGCTGGGTCGCCTCGATCGGCCGCCGCCGCTGA
- a CDS encoding MFS transporter, giving the protein MTQTLRRVPGYTATVIAGSFAVLLAQVAYSLPGALNGTFQQEFQATGSELTWITAAFAIPMVVFELTTGVIGDLFGRKRLLQAGALLTVIGSLVAALAGTVQVMWVGQIVAGLGAAVLYPISLAMIAALAPSHDARAKAIALWAGFLSIGAAISPLLGGAFAASGNWRGAYIVVIVAALASILITSRATDSSAPEGRKLDVPGQVTLAVGLIAVLYAATQGSDSGFLQPSVVAAFVVGVLLLIAFVVIELRTESPLLHLHLFANRAYAVVAIATVIGMFAFLATAFSMSIWLGAIQHQNPLIIGVMFLFIQGPAFVLVPVVSHLIRNVPARWILTSGFVLMAAGGFWPSTFDVNDLGWTRFIAPMLLLGMGFALTVGSITAVAINTVPVRLAGMASATTNLLRDLGFALGPVLIGAVAFSKANEWMLEKIGPVIGASGLRPPFSDIAAGIAHQGGAMAINSMPVVPGPGPDLPPVPMPAQLQQLAFESLGDAFNTAFLLAGVCALLAAALTLFGLFGHHEPSSEVESGEHDDELAATR; this is encoded by the coding sequence ATGACGCAGACCCTCCGGCGCGTTCCGGGCTACACCGCCACGGTGATAGCCGGCTCCTTCGCCGTCCTCCTGGCCCAAGTGGCCTACTCGCTTCCAGGTGCCCTCAACGGCACGTTCCAGCAGGAGTTCCAGGCCACCGGCTCCGAGCTGACCTGGATCACCGCCGCCTTCGCGATCCCGATGGTCGTCTTCGAGCTGACGACCGGCGTGATCGGCGACCTGTTCGGCCGCAAGCGCCTGCTCCAGGCCGGCGCTCTGCTCACCGTCATCGGCTCGCTCGTCGCGGCCCTCGCCGGCACCGTGCAGGTGATGTGGGTCGGTCAGATCGTCGCCGGTCTGGGAGCCGCAGTGCTCTACCCGATCTCCTTGGCGATGATCGCGGCTCTCGCGCCCAGCCACGACGCCCGTGCGAAGGCGATCGCTCTCTGGGCGGGATTCCTGTCCATCGGCGCGGCCATCTCGCCCCTGCTCGGTGGCGCCTTCGCGGCGAGCGGCAACTGGCGCGGCGCCTACATCGTCGTCATCGTCGCCGCGCTCGCCTCGATCCTCATCACGTCGCGGGCGACCGACTCCTCGGCACCGGAAGGCCGCAAGCTCGACGTCCCAGGGCAGGTCACCCTCGCGGTCGGTCTCATCGCCGTGCTCTATGCCGCGACGCAGGGCTCCGACTCGGGCTTCCTCCAGCCGAGCGTGGTCGCCGCGTTCGTGGTGGGCGTGCTGCTCCTCATCGCCTTCGTCGTCATCGAGTTGCGAACCGAGTCGCCGCTCCTGCACCTGCACCTCTTCGCCAACCGGGCGTATGCCGTCGTCGCGATCGCCACGGTCATCGGCATGTTCGCCTTCCTGGCCACTGCCTTCTCGATGAGCATCTGGCTGGGGGCGATCCAGCACCAGAACCCGCTGATCATCGGCGTGATGTTCCTCTTCATCCAAGGTCCTGCCTTCGTCCTGGTTCCGGTCGTCTCCCACTTGATCCGCAACGTGCCGGCGCGCTGGATCCTCACGAGCGGTTTCGTTCTCATGGCTGCCGGCGGCTTCTGGCCCTCGACCTTCGACGTCAACGACCTGGGCTGGACCCGCTTCATCGCCCCGATGCTCCTGCTCGGCATGGGCTTCGCCCTCACGGTCGGCTCCATCACCGCCGTGGCGATCAACACCGTCCCCGTGCGCCTCGCGGGGATGGCGAGCGCGACGACCAACCTCCTGCGCGATCTCGGTTTTGCGCTCGGGCCGGTCCTCATCGGCGCGGTGGCCTTCAGCAAGGCGAATGAGTGGATGCTCGAGAAGATCGGCCCGGTGATCGGCGCGTCCGGCCTCCGGCCGCCGTTCAGCGACATCGCGGCTGGCATCGCCCACCAAGGCGGCGCCATGGCGATCAACTCCATGCCCGTGGTTCCGGGACCGGGACCGGACCTGCCTCCCGTCCCGATGCCGGCGCAGCTCCAGCAGCTGGCTTTCGAGTCCCTCGGTGACGCCTTCAACACGGCCTTCCTGCTCGCTGGGGTCTGCGCCCTGCTCGCCGCCGCCCTGACGCTCTTCGGCCTGTTCGGGCACCACGAGCCGTCGTCCGAGGTCGAGAGCGGGGAGCACGACGACGAGCTCGCCGCCACCCGCTGA